A region from the Citrobacter koseri ATCC BAA-895 genome encodes:
- a CDS encoding FGGY family pentulose kinase — MNSLQKTVIGVDVGSGSVRAGIFDLSGTLLSHVTQKITTTHRSGSRVEQSSQEIWQAVCHCIREALRQSGAAPESVAGIGFDATCSLVVLDKNGAPLPVSAEGDAAQNIIVWMDHRATEQAERINASQHPVLNYVGGKISPEMETPKILWLKENRREVYENAWQFFDLADFLTWRATGDLARSICTVTCKWTWLAHENRWDPDYFRTIGLAELADDEFARIGQRIVPPGTPCGDGLTAQAAQEMGLPAGTPVAVGLIDAHAGGIGTVGVEGGALNNMAYVFGTSSCTMTSTNDPVFVPGVWGPYYSAMVPGLWLVEGGQSAAGAAIDQLLAFHPAAEDARKLAQEAGLPLPVYLADRVSEKAPQASDAVTLVAGIHVVPEFLGNRAPFADPHARAVICGLGMERDLDNLLALYVAGLCGIGYGLRQIIDAQTACGVRNKNIVISGGAGQHPLVRQLLADTCGLPVLTTQCSEPVLLGSAILGAVAGNISPSVAEAMTQFTHVDTCYYPQTAYQPLHHRRYEAYKQLQHMAKMLRE, encoded by the coding sequence ATGAACAGCTTACAGAAAACCGTTATCGGCGTGGATGTTGGTTCAGGCAGCGTCCGCGCAGGTATCTTCGACCTGAGCGGCACGTTGCTCTCTCATGTCACGCAAAAAATCACGACCACTCATCGGAGCGGCAGCCGCGTGGAGCAGTCCAGCCAGGAGATCTGGCAGGCCGTTTGTCACTGCATCCGGGAAGCGCTCAGGCAGTCCGGCGCGGCGCCGGAAAGCGTGGCGGGGATCGGTTTCGACGCCACCTGCTCGCTGGTGGTTCTGGATAAAAACGGCGCGCCGCTCCCCGTGAGCGCCGAAGGCGATGCGGCGCAAAACATCATCGTCTGGATGGACCATCGCGCGACTGAACAGGCTGAACGCATTAACGCCAGCCAACATCCGGTGCTGAACTATGTCGGCGGGAAAATCTCACCGGAAATGGAAACGCCTAAGATTTTATGGCTGAAGGAAAATCGCCGCGAGGTGTACGAAAACGCATGGCAATTTTTCGACCTTGCAGACTTCCTGACCTGGCGCGCCACCGGCGACCTTGCCCGCTCCATCTGTACAGTCACCTGCAAATGGACCTGGCTTGCTCATGAAAACCGCTGGGACCCGGACTATTTCCGCACGATCGGGCTGGCAGAACTGGCTGATGACGAGTTTGCCCGCATCGGACAGCGCATCGTGCCACCGGGTACGCCCTGTGGCGACGGCTTAACCGCACAGGCGGCGCAGGAGATGGGCCTGCCTGCGGGCACGCCGGTCGCCGTGGGTCTGATTGACGCCCATGCGGGCGGCATCGGGACTGTCGGCGTTGAAGGCGGCGCCCTCAATAATATGGCATATGTGTTTGGCACCTCATCCTGCACCATGACCTCAACGAACGATCCCGTTTTCGTTCCCGGCGTCTGGGGGCCGTATTACAGCGCGATGGTGCCAGGGCTCTGGCTTGTTGAGGGAGGGCAAAGCGCCGCGGGCGCGGCTATCGATCAGCTATTGGCGTTTCATCCCGCCGCCGAAGACGCGCGGAAACTGGCGCAGGAGGCAGGATTACCGCTGCCGGTTTATCTTGCCGATCGGGTGTCAGAAAAAGCGCCGCAGGCGTCGGACGCCGTCACGCTGGTGGCGGGTATTCATGTTGTACCGGAGTTTTTAGGCAACCGCGCGCCGTTTGCCGACCCGCACGCACGCGCCGTTATTTGCGGATTGGGTATGGAACGCGACCTGGACAATTTACTGGCGTTGTATGTGGCGGGACTGTGCGGTATCGGTTACGGTTTACGGCAAATTATTGATGCGCAAACTGCCTGCGGCGTACGGAATAAAAATATCGTGATTAGCGGCGGTGCGGGTCAGCACCCTCTGGTGCGGCAACTATTAGCCGATACCTGCGGACTTCCGGTATTAACCACCCAGTGCAGCGAGCCCGTTCTATTAGGTTCCGCAATCCTTGGCGCCGTCGCCGGAAATATTTCCCCCTCGGTTGCCGAGGCCATGACGCAGTTTACGCATGTGGATACCTGTTATTACCCACAGACAGCGTATCAGCCATTGCATCATCGTCGTTACGAGGCCTATAAGCAGTTGCAACACATGGCGAAAATGCTCAGAGAGTGA
- a CDS encoding SDR family oxidoreductase, with protein sequence MNHSVPSMNTSLNGKVAAITGAASGIGLECAKTLLAAGAKVVLIDREGEKLKKIVAELGDNAFALQIDLFNTGQVDNLLAGIIELAGGLDIFHANAGAYIGGPVAEGDPDVWDRVLNLNINAAFRCVRAVLPHMIAQKSGDIIFTSSIAGVVPVIWEPIYTASKFAVQAFVHTTRRQVSEHGVRVGAVLPGPVVTALLDDWPQAKMEEALANGSLMQPIEVAESVLFMVTRSKNVTVRDLVILPNSVDL encoded by the coding sequence ATGAATCACTCTGTCCCCTCCATGAATACTTCCCTCAACGGCAAGGTTGCAGCCATTACCGGCGCAGCCTCCGGTATCGGCCTTGAGTGTGCGAAAACCCTGCTTGCCGCAGGAGCAAAAGTGGTCCTGATCGACCGCGAAGGCGAGAAGCTGAAGAAAATCGTCGCGGAACTGGGCGATAACGCGTTTGCGCTGCAAATCGACTTGTTCAATACCGGGCAGGTCGACAACCTGCTGGCAGGCATTATCGAGCTGGCCGGTGGGCTGGATATTTTCCATGCTAACGCAGGCGCTTACATTGGCGGGCCGGTCGCCGAGGGCGATCCTGACGTCTGGGATCGCGTACTGAACCTCAACATCAATGCCGCATTTCGCTGCGTCCGCGCCGTATTGCCGCATATGATTGCGCAAAAATCCGGCGATATCATTTTCACCAGTTCTATCGCTGGCGTTGTACCGGTCATCTGGGAACCTATTTACACGGCCTCCAAATTTGCCGTTCAGGCCTTTGTCCATACGACCCGCCGTCAGGTGTCCGAACATGGCGTACGCGTCGGAGCGGTGCTGCCGGGGCCGGTAGTGACCGCGCTGCTGGACGACTGGCCGCAGGCGAAAATGGAAGAAGCGCTGGCAAATGGCAGCCTGATGCAGCCGATCGAAGTCGCAGAATCGGTACTGTTTATGGTCACTCGTTCGAAAAACGTCACTGTTCGCGATCTGGTTATCCTCCCCAACAGCGTTGATCTGTGA
- a CDS encoding substrate-binding domain-containing protein, which translates to MTRVEKTKKTTIYDLAELTGVSASAVSAILNGNWKKRRISAKLAEKVTRIAEEQGYAVNRQASLLRSKKSNVIGMIVPKYDNRYFGSIAEQFEEMARARGLLPIITCTRRQPELEVEAARAMLSWQVDWVIATGATHPDKIAQMCHQAGVPTLNLDLPGTLAPSIISDNYAGAKALTESILASSQKRYGVLAPLTFVGGRITDNNTAERLRGFLDAHKAHGLTVPETQQLVTGYSSARVEGLLKSVYPSPDIPLPGLFVNSTISLEGVVRWLAQNGQTGSHQPPMGCFDWDPFVSLLGHDIDMVRQDVPAMLDKVFEIVDSGDTTIRRIEISPELIASQNMAR; encoded by the coding sequence GTGACGCGCGTTGAGAAAACGAAGAAAACAACCATCTACGACCTGGCTGAGTTAACCGGGGTTTCCGCCAGCGCGGTGAGCGCAATTTTGAATGGCAACTGGAAGAAGCGACGCATTAGCGCAAAGCTGGCGGAGAAGGTGACCCGGATTGCTGAAGAGCAGGGATATGCGGTGAACCGACAGGCCAGCCTGCTTCGCAGTAAGAAATCGAATGTCATCGGGATGATTGTCCCGAAATACGACAACCGCTACTTTGGCTCCATTGCTGAACAGTTTGAAGAGATGGCGCGTGCCAGGGGGCTGCTGCCCATCATTACCTGTACGCGGCGTCAACCGGAGCTGGAGGTTGAAGCGGCGAGGGCGATGCTCTCCTGGCAGGTGGACTGGGTTATCGCCACCGGGGCGACGCACCCGGATAAGATCGCGCAGATGTGTCATCAGGCGGGTGTGCCCACGCTGAACCTCGATCTGCCCGGAACGCTGGCGCCGTCGATTATTTCGGATAACTATGCGGGGGCTAAAGCGCTGACGGAAAGCATTCTCGCCAGCAGCCAAAAGCGGTATGGCGTTTTGGCTCCGCTGACGTTTGTGGGGGGGCGAATCACCGATAACAACACCGCCGAACGTTTGCGCGGCTTCCTCGACGCGCATAAAGCGCATGGATTGACGGTGCCGGAAACGCAGCAACTGGTTACGGGTTATTCTTCCGCAAGGGTGGAAGGGCTACTGAAATCGGTCTACCCGTCGCCTGATATTCCGCTGCCGGGGCTGTTTGTTAATTCGACAATTTCGCTCGAAGGGGTGGTGCGCTGGCTGGCGCAGAACGGGCAGACGGGAAGCCATCAGCCGCCAATGGGCTGTTTTGACTGGGACCCGTTTGTCTCTCTGCTGGGGCACGATATTGATATGGTGCGCCAGGATGTGCCAGCCATGCTGGACAAAGTGTTTGAGATTGTGGATTCCGGCGACACCACAATACGTCGTATTGAGATCTCGCCGGAATTGATCGCCAGCCAGAACATGGCGCGTTAG
- a CDS encoding sugar-binding transcriptional regulator, with translation MSKEDDIRLDQKVRAAWMYYIAGLNQSEIASQLGTSRPVVQRLIAAAKEEGIVSIGLHHPVANCLDYAQLLQEKYQLINCNIVPAYSSESTLDSVTFGCYQLMARYLQGDKPTVVGIGSGLTLKKTIKRIDFDSRNTRCVALISAMNEHGQCNYYDDVPLLLARKIQGKYYQWPAPRYAQSCDEYEMWCTSRLFRNVSAVAEASEVIFVGIGALGKQSPIFKDGFINEAQLDELTARGGVGEILGRFIDADGNVVDSLINRYITSYDIRQSQCPRIAAACGEDKRPAILAALKGGWINGLVTDEHTARWLLTR, from the coding sequence GTGAGCAAAGAAGATGACATCAGGCTGGATCAGAAAGTCCGGGCCGCATGGATGTACTACATTGCGGGTTTAAACCAAAGTGAGATAGCCAGCCAGCTTGGGACGTCAAGACCGGTGGTACAACGCCTTATCGCTGCGGCGAAAGAGGAAGGCATTGTTTCGATTGGTCTGCACCATCCTGTCGCGAACTGCCTCGATTACGCGCAGCTTTTGCAGGAAAAGTATCAGTTAATTAACTGCAATATTGTTCCCGCCTACAGCAGCGAAAGCACCCTCGACAGCGTAACCTTTGGCTGTTATCAACTGATGGCCCGCTACTTACAGGGCGACAAACCGACGGTAGTCGGCATTGGTTCCGGGTTGACGCTGAAAAAAACCATCAAACGCATTGATTTCGACAGTCGCAATACGCGCTGCGTGGCGTTGATCAGCGCCATGAACGAACACGGACAATGTAACTATTACGACGACGTCCCGCTGTTGCTGGCGCGTAAAATTCAGGGCAAATATTACCAGTGGCCCGCGCCACGCTATGCGCAATCCTGTGATGAATACGAGATGTGGTGCACCAGCCGTCTGTTTCGCAACGTCTCTGCCGTCGCCGAAGCGTCGGAGGTCATTTTTGTCGGCATCGGCGCGCTGGGGAAACAGAGCCCTATCTTCAAAGACGGTTTTATCAATGAGGCGCAACTGGACGAACTGACCGCGCGCGGCGGCGTGGGGGAAATACTTGGCCGCTTTATTGACGCAGACGGCAACGTAGTGGATAGCCTCATCAACCGCTACATCACCAGCTACGATATACGCCAGAGCCAGTGTCCGCGTATTGCGGCGGCCTGCGGTGAAGATAAGCGCCCTGCTATCCTCGCCGCACTGAAAGGCGGCTGGATCAACGGTCTGGTCACCGATGAACATACCGCGCGCTGGTTGCTGACGCGCTAA
- the dalD gene encoding D-arabinitol 4-dehydrogenase: MNDQYTWLHIGLGSFHRAHQAWYLHRLIASGDTRWHIAAGNIRNDAEHVVQALAAQNGRYVLETVSPEGEREYEEITSIQKLLPWQADLQPLIAEGARAQTKVIAFTVTEGGYYLNTSHKLEVNNPDLASDLNGGCKTIYGVITRILEARMVNNAGPLTLLNCDNVRHNGERFHDGLVEFLQLTGKQAVIDWLSANATCPNTMVDRITPRPAADLPARIKAQTGIDDKAPVMGETFIQWVVEDRFRDVRPALENVGVELVTSVIPYEEAKIRILNSSHSCIAWAGTLIGQQYIHESTLTDFIYQIADRYVTEDVIPCLGDNGIDLPTYRDVVLKRFTNPHIQDTNQRVAADGFSKIPAMIAPTLRECYQRGARPNATAMLPALFYVFMEQWHKGTLPYEYQDGILDAPAVHAMFESADPIAAYASDKALFGDLTERDDFAALLREKIAAVHTLIN; encoded by the coding sequence ATGAACGATCAATACACATGGCTTCATATTGGCTTAGGTTCTTTTCACCGCGCCCATCAGGCGTGGTATCTGCATCGTCTGATCGCTTCCGGCGATACGCGCTGGCACATTGCCGCCGGCAATATTCGCAATGACGCCGAGCACGTTGTGCAGGCGCTGGCGGCGCAAAACGGTCGTTATGTGCTGGAAACGGTCAGCCCGGAGGGCGAACGTGAGTACGAAGAGATCACGTCGATTCAGAAACTGCTGCCGTGGCAGGCGGATTTGCAGCCGCTGATTGCCGAAGGCGCCAGAGCGCAGACCAAAGTGATTGCCTTTACCGTGACGGAAGGGGGCTACTACCTGAACACCAGCCACAAGCTGGAAGTGAATAACCCCGATCTGGCGAGCGATCTCAACGGCGGCTGTAAAACGATTTACGGCGTCATTACCCGCATTCTGGAAGCGCGTATGGTCAATAACGCAGGGCCGCTGACGCTGCTCAACTGCGACAACGTGCGCCACAACGGTGAACGGTTCCACGATGGTCTGGTTGAGTTTTTACAGCTGACCGGCAAACAGGCGGTGATTGACTGGCTTAGCGCCAATGCGACCTGCCCGAATACGATGGTGGACCGCATCACGCCGCGTCCGGCAGCCGATCTTCCGGCGCGTATCAAAGCGCAGACGGGCATTGATGATAAAGCGCCGGTAATGGGCGAAACCTTTATCCAGTGGGTGGTTGAAGATCGTTTCCGCGATGTGCGCCCTGCGCTGGAAAATGTCGGTGTGGAGCTGGTGACGTCTGTTATCCCGTATGAAGAGGCGAAAATCCGCATCCTCAACTCATCACATAGCTGCATTGCGTGGGCGGGTACGTTAATCGGCCAGCAGTATATTCATGAAAGCACCCTGACGGACTTTATCTACCAGATTGCCGACCGCTACGTGACGGAAGACGTGATCCCTTGCCTGGGAGATAACGGCATCGATCTCCCGACCTATCGTGATGTGGTGCTTAAGCGTTTTACCAACCCGCATATTCAGGATACCAACCAGCGCGTTGCCGCCGACGGATTCTCGAAAATCCCGGCGATGATTGCGCCGACGCTGCGCGAGTGCTATCAGCGTGGTGCACGGCCGAACGCTACCGCTATGCTGCCCGCACTGTTTTACGTCTTCATGGAGCAGTGGCACAAGGGCACGCTGCCTTATGAGTACCAGGACGGCATTCTGGATGCGCCAGCGGTACATGCCATGTTTGAATCCGCCGATCCGATCGCGGCGTATGCCAGTGATAAAGCGCTGTTTGGCGACCTGACGGAACGTGATGATTTCGCCGCGCTGCTGCGCGAGAAAATCGCCGCTGTTCACACGCTGATTAACTGA
- the xylB gene encoding xylulokinase, with the protein MYLGIDLGTSEVKALVIDENNDIVATHSAPLTIQRPHQHWSEQSPEAWWDATEYLMSTLREKCGHHWQAIKAIGLSGQMHGAVLLDAAGNTIRPAILWNDTRSAQECAELEEIAPELHQVAGNLAMPGFTAPKLLWVRRHEPQNFARIETVLLPKDYLRFKMTGKKVSDMSDSAGTLWLDVEKRDWSDALLEKCGLTRANMPELVEGCDISATLDPVVAQRWGLTPSVVVAGGGGDNAVSAIGVGAVSPGDAFISLGTSGVLFVVTDAYRPAPQSAVHAFCHVLPNLWHQMSVMLSAASCLQWFCRLVGTTETELLEEIAQLSDAEKASAPMFLPYLSGERTPHNDPDARGMFWGLTHSSQRALMGYAVLEGVSFGIADGLRVLQESGTNIEQCSLVGGGARSPFWAQLLADILDMPVVTHKGGETGGALGAARLACLAAGKPLASVCEKPEVYKTWYGDPVRHTALMQRYQQFNALYRNDLNYRNQ; encoded by the coding sequence ATGTATCTGGGTATCGATCTCGGCACATCTGAAGTGAAGGCGCTGGTCATTGATGAAAATAATGACATTGTCGCCACCCATAGCGCGCCGCTGACGATTCAGCGGCCCCATCAACACTGGTCAGAGCAATCACCGGAAGCCTGGTGGGACGCGACGGAGTATCTGATGTCCACCCTGCGGGAGAAATGTGGTCATCACTGGCAGGCGATTAAGGCGATCGGTCTTTCCGGTCAGATGCATGGCGCGGTACTGCTTGATGCCGCCGGGAATACGATCCGCCCGGCGATTTTGTGGAATGACACCCGTAGCGCCCAGGAGTGTGCGGAACTGGAAGAAATTGCCCCAGAGCTGCATCAGGTTGCCGGTAATCTGGCGATGCCGGGGTTTACCGCGCCGAAATTGCTGTGGGTGCGTCGCCATGAACCGCAGAATTTTGCCCGCATCGAAACGGTGCTGCTGCCGAAGGATTATCTGCGTTTCAAAATGACGGGTAAAAAAGTCTCCGACATGTCCGATTCGGCAGGGACGCTGTGGCTTGACGTCGAGAAGCGCGACTGGTCGGATGCGCTGCTGGAGAAATGCGGGCTGACGCGGGCCAATATGCCGGAGCTGGTGGAAGGCTGCGATATTTCTGCCACGCTCGATCCCGTCGTCGCGCAACGCTGGGGGTTAACCCCTTCGGTGGTGGTCGCCGGGGGCGGCGGAGACAACGCGGTCAGCGCTATTGGCGTTGGCGCGGTATCGCCCGGCGATGCGTTTATTTCACTGGGGACGTCCGGCGTGCTGTTTGTGGTGACGGACGCGTACCGTCCCGCGCCGCAATCCGCAGTACATGCTTTTTGCCACGTCCTGCCGAATTTGTGGCACCAGATGAGCGTAATGCTCAGCGCCGCCAGCTGTCTGCAATGGTTCTGCCGCCTGGTAGGGACAACGGAAACGGAACTGCTGGAAGAAATCGCGCAGTTAAGCGATGCGGAAAAAGCCAGCGCGCCGATGTTCCTGCCGTACCTTTCCGGCGAACGTACGCCGCATAACGATCCTGACGCCCGGGGCATGTTCTGGGGGCTGACGCACTCCAGCCAGCGCGCGCTGATGGGGTATGCGGTGCTGGAAGGCGTCAGTTTCGGCATCGCTGACGGGCTCCGTGTTCTGCAAGAGAGCGGTACAAATATCGAACAATGTTCGCTGGTGGGCGGCGGCGCCCGAAGTCCGTTCTGGGCGCAACTGCTGGCAGATATTCTGGATATGCCCGTGGTGACGCACAAAGGCGGAGAAACCGGCGGCGCGCTGGGCGCGGCGCGACTGGCGTGCCTTGCGGCAGGTAAACCGTTGGCGTCCGTTTGCGAAAAACCGGAAGTCTACAAAACCTGGTATGGCGATCCGGTTCGCCACACGGCGCTGATGCAGCGTTATCAGCAGTTTAACGCACTGTACCGAAACGACCTGAACTATCGAAATCAATAA
- a CDS encoding RbtT/DalT/CsbX family MFS transporter, whose product MSLTNKQWLGLPLSLVWGYIAIAVFMTGDGFELAFLSHYIKALGFTPAEASFAFTLYGLAAALSAWVSGVVAEIITPQKTMMIGFVLWCVFHVLFLVFGLGQSNYALILLFYGIRGLAYPLFLYAFIVAIVHNVRSDSTSAALGWFWAVYSIGIGVFGSYIPSFTIPHIGEMGTLWLALAFCLTGGVIALVSLRKIETPRHMQNLTTREKFSELGRAVTLLYTNRSIMLSSIVRIINTLSLFGFAVVMPMMFVDELGFTTSEWLQVWAAFFFTTIFSNVFWGVLAEKMGWMKVVRWFGCIGMALSSLAFYYIPQHFGHNFAMALVPAIALGIFVAAFVPMAAVFPALEPKHKGAAISVYNLSAGLSNFLAPAIAVVLLPHFSTIGVVIAYTLLYIVAFILCPFIRVEQPGFTRQEACEGETVGIS is encoded by the coding sequence ATGTCGTTAACTAACAAACAATGGCTGGGATTACCCTTAAGTCTGGTCTGGGGGTATATCGCCATCGCCGTATTCATGACTGGTGATGGTTTCGAGCTGGCATTTTTGTCGCACTACATCAAAGCGCTGGGCTTTACCCCGGCGGAAGCCTCCTTCGCCTTTACGCTATATGGCCTGGCGGCGGCGCTGTCGGCCTGGGTATCCGGCGTAGTGGCGGAGATCATCACGCCGCAAAAAACCATGATGATCGGCTTTGTGCTGTGGTGCGTATTCCACGTATTGTTCCTCGTTTTTGGACTGGGTCAGTCCAACTACGCCTTAATTCTGTTGTTTTACGGTATTCGCGGTCTGGCGTATCCGCTGTTCCTTTATGCGTTTATCGTCGCCATTGTGCATAACGTCCGTAGCGACAGCACCAGCGCCGCGCTGGGCTGGTTCTGGGCGGTCTACTCTATTGGGATCGGCGTTTTCGGCAGTTATATCCCGAGTTTTACCATTCCGCATATTGGCGAAATGGGCACCCTGTGGCTGGCGCTGGCGTTCTGTCTGACCGGCGGTGTTATCGCGCTGGTTTCGCTGCGTAAAATTGAAACGCCGCGCCATATGCAAAACCTCACCACCCGTGAAAAGTTCAGCGAACTGGGGCGTGCGGTCACGCTGCTTTACACCAACCGTAGCATTATGTTGTCCAGCATCGTGCGTATTATCAATACGTTATCGCTGTTCGGTTTTGCGGTGGTCATGCCGATGATGTTTGTGGATGAACTGGGCTTCACCACCTCTGAATGGCTACAGGTATGGGCGGCGTTCTTCTTCACAACCATCTTCTCCAACGTCTTTTGGGGCGTACTGGCAGAGAAAATGGGCTGGATGAAGGTTGTACGCTGGTTTGGCTGCATCGGGATGGCGCTCTCCAGCCTCGCGTTTTATTACATTCCGCAGCACTTTGGCCATAACTTCGCGATGGCGCTGGTTCCGGCAATCGCGCTGGGGATCTTCGTTGCCGCGTTTGTGCCGATGGCCGCCGTCTTTCCTGCGCTTGAGCCAAAACACAAAGGAGCCGCGATTTCGGTCTACAACCTGTCGGCTGGGCTTTCCAACTTCCTCGCCCCGGCGATCGCCGTGGTGTTGTTACCGCACTTCAGCACCATTGGCGTCGTGATTGCGTATACGTTGCTCTATATTGTGGCGTTTATTCTGTGTCCGTTTATTCGTGTTGAACAACCCGGATTCACGCGTCAGGAGGCATGTGAAGGCGAAACGGTCGGTATTTCTTAA
- a CDS encoding HAD family hydrolase, whose protein sequence is MKSKAVIFDMDGVIIDSEGLWRQAQKDALAGWGVTVNDEECETLTKGKRLDEIARVWCEYCPLQTDPGVLESAIRKRITGLIATEGEAMDGVYAVLHHFRHRGYRIALATSSSHQVIEAVLSKLNLRGHFDVICSADDERYGKPHPAVYLSALKKLGLPAAECLVIEDSLSGFRAAQAAGIDTIVVSDGCQHPCFSEAIGRYTSMPQLLETLAPPVRAAG, encoded by the coding sequence ATGAAGAGTAAAGCGGTAATTTTCGACATGGATGGCGTCATCATTGACTCCGAAGGGCTGTGGCGTCAGGCGCAAAAAGACGCGCTGGCAGGCTGGGGAGTGACGGTTAATGACGAGGAGTGTGAAACGTTAACCAAAGGGAAGCGACTGGATGAGATTGCCCGCGTCTGGTGCGAATACTGCCCGTTGCAGACAGACCCCGGGGTGCTGGAGTCGGCCATTCGCAAACGCATTACCGGACTTATTGCAACGGAAGGCGAAGCGATGGACGGCGTCTACGCGGTATTGCATCATTTTCGCCACAGGGGGTATCGGATTGCGCTGGCTACGTCATCATCCCATCAGGTTATTGAGGCTGTTCTCTCTAAACTTAATCTTCGGGGGCATTTTGACGTCATTTGCAGCGCCGACGATGAACGCTACGGCAAACCGCACCCGGCGGTGTATCTCTCCGCGCTGAAAAAGCTGGGCCTGCCCGCCGCAGAGTGTCTGGTGATTGAAGACAGCCTGAGTGGTTTTCGCGCCGCGCAGGCCGCCGGAATTGATACCATCGTGGTGTCTGACGGCTGCCAGCATCCCTGCTTTAGCGAGGCCATCGGGCGCTACACGTCAATGCCGCAACTCCTGGAGACGCTGGCCCCGCCGGTTCGGGCCGCAGGGTAA
- the yegS gene encoding lipid kinase YegS, whose amino-acid sequence MATFPASLLILNGKGADNQPLRDAIGLLRDEGVEIHVRVTWEKGDAQRYVDEARQLGVETVIAGGGDGTINEVSAALIQCQGGNVPALGILPLGTANDFATSAGIPEALDKALKLAIAGNAVAIDIAQVNDKTCFINMATGGFGTRITTETPEKLKAALGGVSYFIHGLMRMDTLKPDRCEIRGENFHWQGDALVIGIGNGRQAGGGQQLCPGALINDGLLQLRIFTGEELLPALFSTLTQPEENPNIVDGASAWFDIQAPHEITFNLDGEPLSGQEFHIEILPNALRCRLPPDCPLLR is encoded by the coding sequence ATGGCTACGTTTCCCGCCAGCTTACTGATTTTAAATGGCAAAGGCGCTGATAATCAGCCCCTGCGCGACGCGATAGGGCTACTTCGCGATGAGGGCGTGGAGATTCACGTCCGGGTCACCTGGGAAAAAGGCGATGCCCAGCGTTATGTTGATGAAGCCAGACAGCTTGGCGTTGAGACAGTTATTGCGGGCGGCGGCGACGGCACTATCAATGAGGTTTCCGCCGCGCTGATTCAGTGTCAGGGCGGCAACGTTCCCGCGCTTGGCATTTTGCCTCTGGGCACGGCCAATGACTTCGCCACCAGCGCTGGCATCCCGGAAGCGCTGGATAAAGCCTTAAAACTGGCGATTGCCGGTAACGCGGTTGCGATCGATATCGCCCAGGTCAACGATAAAACCTGCTTTATTAATATGGCGACAGGGGGTTTCGGGACGCGCATCACCACCGAAACGCCGGAAAAACTCAAGGCCGCGCTGGGCGGCGTCTCTTACTTTATTCATGGGCTGATGCGCATGGACACCCTCAAGCCCGATCGCTGTGAGATTCGCGGCGAGAATTTTCACTGGCAGGGCGATGCGCTGGTGATTGGCATTGGTAATGGTCGTCAGGCCGGTGGCGGACAACAGCTCTGCCCTGGCGCACTCATTAATGACGGGCTGCTGCAACTGCGGATCTTCACCGGGGAGGAGCTGCTTCCGGCGCTGTTTTCCACATTGACGCAGCCGGAAGAGAACCCCAACATTGTCGATGGCGCATCCGCCTGGTTTGATATTCAGGCTCCGCATGAGATCACTTTTAACCTTGATGGCGAGCCGCTCAGCGGTCAGGAATTTCATATTGAAATACTTCCCAACGCGCTGCGTTGCCGTTTGCCGCCAGACTGCCCGTTACTGCGCTAA
- a CDS encoding helix-turn-helix domain-containing protein — MAAIQFITDSRGRRVSAVVPIDLFEKLVSDRDLDELYDTVQDESGASDNVRYPNEVISILSERNCTMQAAWRIYRGMTQKQVAEALGIKQATVSEFEKSERPRKDNIERLAKLYNCAPEQLILE, encoded by the coding sequence ATGGCCGCTATCCAATTTATTACAGACAGTCGAGGCCGCAGAGTCTCTGCTGTTGTGCCAATTGACCTCTTCGAAAAGTTAGTTAGCGACAGAGATCTTGATGAACTGTATGACACTGTACAAGACGAATCAGGCGCATCTGATAATGTTCGTTACCCCAACGAAGTGATCAGCATTCTTTCTGAGCGAAATTGCACCATGCAAGCGGCATGGCGCATTTACAGAGGGATGACGCAAAAACAGGTTGCGGAAGCCCTGGGCATCAAACAGGCGACTGTCTCAGAGTTTGAGAAGTCAGAACGCCCACGTAAAGATAACATCGAAAGATTAGCAAAACTGTATAACTGCGCTCCCGAGCAACTCATCCTCGAATAG
- a CDS encoding type II toxin-antitoxin system RelE family toxin yields the protein MTQILWTGRAVKDLRKLPADDQKAVREKVNAMQLYPDISSLDIKKLTDQDGQYRLRVKSYRVLFVFVNGEPLIVEIQRILRRSSSTY from the coding sequence ATGACCCAGATACTCTGGACGGGTAGAGCCGTTAAGGATCTGCGAAAGCTACCTGCTGATGATCAAAAAGCTGTACGTGAGAAAGTAAACGCCATGCAGTTATACCCAGACATTAGCTCTCTGGATATCAAAAAACTCACGGATCAAGACGGGCAGTACAGATTAAGGGTGAAAAGCTATCGAGTTCTCTTCGTATTTGTAAACGGAGAACCGCTGATCGTTGAAATTCAGCGCATATTACGCCGTAGCTCATCAACCTACTGA